Proteins co-encoded in one Polaromonas vacuolata genomic window:
- the fabD gene encoding ACP S-malonyltransferase, which yields MKPFAFVFPGQGSQSVAMLDGWADHAVLRQTLAEASDALDLDIGLLISQGPKELLALTTNTQPVMLVAGVAAYRIWMAETGMAPAVLAGHSLGEYSALVAAGVLTLTQAAPLVRFRAQAMQDAVPVGMGAMAAILGLDAAKVIAGCAEAMASFTMDSREVVEAVNFNDPMQTVIAGSKAAVDKACEVLKAAGAKRALLLSVSAPFHSSLMRPAADKLLQKLQETAFAAPSIPVINNIDVSVETDVDAIRAALFRQAFGPVRWVECVQAIKARGVSCIVECGPGKVLAGLAKRIDPELNGMPLFDPASMAQVKESIK from the coding sequence TTGAAACCTTTTGCATTTGTTTTTCCCGGCCAGGGCTCCCAGTCCGTGGCCATGCTAGATGGCTGGGCCGACCATGCGGTGCTGCGCCAAACACTGGCTGAAGCCTCTGATGCTTTGGACCTTGATATCGGCCTGCTGATCAGCCAAGGACCTAAAGAGCTGCTGGCTCTGACCACCAATACCCAGCCAGTCATGCTAGTTGCCGGGGTTGCGGCTTACCGCATCTGGATGGCCGAGACCGGCATGGCGCCTGCGGTGTTGGCTGGCCACTCGCTGGGGGAGTATTCCGCTTTGGTTGCAGCCGGTGTGTTGACGCTGACGCAGGCAGCGCCCTTGGTGCGTTTTAGGGCTCAGGCTATGCAAGACGCAGTGCCGGTAGGTATGGGTGCTATGGCCGCCATTCTTGGCCTTGACGCGGCCAAGGTGATTGCCGGCTGTGCCGAAGCAATGGCAAGTTTTACGATGGATAGCCGCGAGGTTGTAGAGGCCGTGAACTTTAACGATCCTATGCAGACGGTTATCGCCGGAAGCAAGGCTGCCGTCGATAAAGCCTGCGAAGTGCTTAAGGCGGCAGGCGCTAAGCGCGCGCTGCTGCTGTCGGTGTCCGCACCATTTCATTCAAGTTTAATGCGGCCGGCGGCAGACAAGTTGCTGCAAAAGCTGCAAGAAACTGCATTTGCTGCACCGAGTATTCCCGTCATCAACAACATTGACGTGAGTGTAGAGACTGATGTTGACGCGATTCGTGCCGCGCTATTTCGCCAAGCATTTGGCCCAGTTCGTTGGGTCGAGTGTGTGCAGGCAATAAAGGCCAGAGGCGTTTCCTGCATAGTCGAATGCGGCCCGGGTAAAGTATTGGCAGGTTTGGCTAAGAGAATTGACCCGGAGTTGAACGGTATGCCCTTGTTCGACCCGGCCAGCATGGCCCAGGTAAAGGAATCAATCAAATGA
- the fabG gene encoding 3-oxoacyl-ACP reductase FabG produces the protein MSDVKFAGQIALVTGASRGIGAAIALELAQKGLKVIGTATTEEGASKISQTLSAFDGCSGRKLDVNDVSAAEALIDALVKEHGGLQVLVNNAGITRDMLAMRLKDDDWDAVLDTNLKAVFRMSRAVMRTMMKQRYGRIISITSVVGTSGNAGQANYAAAKAGVAGMTRALARELGSRNITVNCIAPGFIETDMTAGLSLEQQKSLLGQIPLGHLGKPQDIAHAVVFVASPEAAYITGQEIHVNGGMHMA, from the coding sequence ATGAGCGACGTTAAATTTGCCGGACAAATTGCACTGGTCACAGGCGCATCGCGCGGCATAGGTGCTGCTATTGCGCTAGAACTGGCGCAAAAAGGTCTCAAAGTGATTGGCACGGCCACCACGGAGGAAGGCGCAAGCAAAATCAGCCAGACGCTGTCGGCCTTTGACGGTTGTTCTGGGCGCAAGCTAGACGTCAATGATGTCAGTGCTGCTGAGGCGTTGATAGACGCACTGGTCAAGGAACACGGTGGTTTGCAGGTGCTGGTTAACAATGCCGGCATCACCCGGGATATGCTGGCTATGCGCTTAAAAGATGACGACTGGGACGCGGTGTTAGATACCAATCTCAAAGCTGTTTTTCGTATGAGCCGGGCCGTGATGCGCACCATGATGAAACAACGCTATGGGCGCATCATCAGCATTACTTCGGTGGTAGGCACCTCCGGTAATGCGGGTCAAGCCAATTACGCTGCGGCTAAGGCCGGTGTCGCTGGTATGACTCGCGCTTTGGCGCGGGAATTGGGCTCACGTAACATCACTGTCAATTGCATAGCGCCGGGTTTTATCGAGACGGATATGACGGCGGGCTTGAGTCTTGAGCAACAAAAATCCCTGCTTGGCCAGATTCCACTGGGACACTTGGGTAAGCCTCAAGATATTGCGCACGCGGTCGTATTTGTCGCCAGCCCAGAGGCGGCGTACATTACGGGTCAGGAAATTCACGTCAATGGCGGCATGCACATGGCTTAA
- the acpP gene encoding acyl carrier protein: MSDIEARVKKIIAEQLGVEEGQVTSEKAFVADLGADSLDTVELVMALEDEFGIEIPDEDAEKITTVQNAIDYANTHQKA; this comes from the coding sequence ATGAGCGATATCGAAGCACGCGTTAAGAAAATCATTGCCGAACAGCTTGGCGTAGAAGAAGGTCAAGTTACCAGCGAGAAAGCCTTTGTGGCCGATCTTGGCGCTGACTCTCTTGACACCGTAGAACTGGTGATGGCTCTGGAAGACGAGTTTGGAATTGAAATTCCAGACGAGGACGCCGAGAAAATCACCACCGTCCAGAACGCCATTGATTACGCCAATACCCATCAAAAGGCTTGA
- the fabF gene encoding beta-ketoacyl-ACP synthase II, which yields MSRRRVVVTGLGCVSPVGNTVAESWSNLLAGNSGIDLITHFDASNFSCKFAGEAKGFKITDYIPEKEARHMDRFIHLGLAAACQAIVDSGLPTGDALDHELATRIGCNIGSGIGGLPMIEQTHGELTERGPRRISPFFVPASIINMISGHVAIKFGFKGPNLAVATACTSGLHAIGMSARMIEYGDCDVMIAGGAEATVSPLGVGGFCAARALSTRNEDPKTASRPWDKDRDGFVLGEGGGVMVLEEYEHAKARGAKIYAEITGFGMSADAFHMTAPDSDGPSRAMLMALKNAAVNIDEVDYINAHGTSTPIGDLNETKAIKATFGDHAKKLMVSSTKSMTGHLLGGAGGVESVFTVLALHHQKIPPTINIFNQDPECDLDFCANIARDVKMETVVKNNFGFGGTNGTLVFKRV from the coding sequence ATGAGTCGTCGTCGTGTCGTAGTGACAGGTCTCGGATGTGTCAGCCCAGTCGGCAACACCGTGGCCGAGTCCTGGTCAAACCTGCTTGCCGGAAATTCCGGCATCGATTTAATAACCCACTTTGATGCGAGCAACTTTTCTTGCAAGTTCGCTGGCGAAGCCAAAGGCTTCAAAATTACGGATTACATCCCTGAAAAAGAAGCGCGTCATATGGACCGCTTTATCCATCTAGGTCTTGCCGCCGCATGTCAAGCAATTGTCGACAGCGGCCTGCCGACCGGTGATGCTTTAGATCACGAATTAGCCACCCGCATAGGCTGCAACATAGGCTCTGGCATTGGCGGTCTGCCAATGATCGAACAAACCCATGGTGAATTAACCGAGCGCGGTCCGCGTCGGATTTCTCCTTTCTTCGTACCCGCTTCCATCATCAACATGATTTCAGGTCATGTGGCGATCAAGTTTGGCTTTAAAGGCCCGAATTTGGCGGTTGCAACGGCTTGCACTTCTGGCTTGCATGCCATAGGCATGTCAGCCCGCATGATTGAGTACGGTGACTGCGATGTGATGATTGCTGGCGGCGCCGAAGCGACTGTCTCGCCACTAGGTGTTGGCGGCTTTTGCGCAGCACGCGCACTGTCAACCCGTAATGAAGATCCCAAAACTGCTTCGCGGCCTTGGGACAAAGACAGAGATGGCTTTGTGCTAGGTGAAGGCGGCGGCGTGATGGTGCTCGAAGAGTACGAGCATGCTAAAGCGCGCGGCGCAAAAATCTACGCTGAAATCACCGGTTTTGGTATGAGTGCCGACGCTTTTCACATGACTGCTCCAGACAGCGATGGCCCGAGTCGTGCCATGTTGATGGCGTTGAAAAACGCTGCTGTGAATATCGATGAGGTTGATTACATCAACGCCCACGGTACATCCACGCCGATTGGAGATTTGAACGAGACTAAAGCGATTAAGGCGACTTTTGGCGATCACGCCAAAAAGCTCATGGTCAGCTCGACCAAATCCATGACCGGCCATTTGCTTGGCGGTGCTGGCGGCGTAGAGTCGGTGTTTACCGTGTTAGCACTGCATCACCAAAAAATTCCACCAACGATTAATATTTTTAACCAAGACCCAGAGTGCGACTTGGACTTTTGCGCCAACATAGCGCGAGACGTCAAGATGGAAACTGTGGTTAAAAATAATTTTGGCTTTGGCGGCACCAACGGCACGCTGGTGTTTAAGCGCGTTTGA
- the rpoE gene encoding RNA polymerase sigma factor RpoE translates to MSAEDISKAVVPAENTDMMLVERTVAGDQKAFELLVIKYEKRIQRLIGRMVRDVDLVEDIAQDTFIRAYRALAQFRGEAQFYTWLYRIAVNTAKKALMDLKRNPTVSENFFKSSDDDETSRIENEQTSSETPEAVLASKEIAEMVNAAMDALPEELRQAITLREIEGLSYEEISLAMNCPIGTIRSRIFRAREAISQKIKPLLENQSGKRW, encoded by the coding sequence ATGAGCGCAGAAGATATCTCCAAAGCCGTAGTGCCGGCTGAGAACACCGACATGATGCTGGTCGAACGCACTGTTGCGGGCGACCAAAAAGCCTTTGAGCTGTTGGTGATTAAATATGAAAAGCGTATTCAGCGGCTAATTGGCCGCATGGTGCGTGACGTCGATTTAGTCGAAGACATCGCCCAAGACACTTTCATTCGCGCCTACCGTGCGTTGGCACAGTTCCGGGGCGAAGCGCAGTTCTACACCTGGCTATACCGTATTGCCGTCAATACCGCCAAAAAAGCATTGATGGATTTAAAGCGTAACCCGACAGTTTCTGAAAATTTCTTTAAATCTAGCGATGACGATGAAACTTCTCGGATCGAGAACGAACAAACAAGTTCTGAGACACCCGAAGCAGTACTTGCCAGCAAAGAAATTGCCGAAATGGTCAATGCTGCAATGGACGCCTTACCCGAGGAACTTAGGCAAGCCATCACCTTGCGTGAAATAGAAGGACTGAGTTATGAAGAGATATCGCTGGCTATGAATTGTCCGATAGGCACCATACGCTCACGTATTTTTAGGGCGCGTGAAGCTATCTCACAAAAAATCAAACCATTGCTTGAGAACCAATCCGGAAAGCGTTGGTAA
- a CDS encoding sigma-E factor negative regulatory protein, protein MNTKPTSIASRELLSALADGELMQDELTLALASCSQDSNALESWNSYQIIGNVLRNPAGAFDQVSQGASPIFLDKLKLRLAQEPALQVQPLALFSALQIPTSPTLVPTPAANDSLFRWKMVAGFASLAAVSVIALNSFSTLSTAPETQLAQSTQVPSEQVLIASPQGNIVRDARFQELLAAHRQMGGTSALQVPSGFLRNATFEAQQNGSR, encoded by the coding sequence ATGAATACCAAACCAACGTCAATAGCCTCACGCGAACTCCTGTCAGCCTTGGCCGATGGCGAATTAATGCAAGATGAATTGACGCTGGCTTTAGCCTCCTGTAGCCAAGACAGTAATGCCCTGGAAAGTTGGAATAGCTACCAGATCATTGGCAACGTGCTGCGCAATCCTGCTGGAGCTTTTGACCAAGTCTCACAAGGCGCAAGCCCAATTTTTCTGGATAAATTGAAGTTGCGCCTAGCTCAAGAGCCGGCGCTGCAAGTTCAACCATTGGCTTTATTTTCTGCGTTGCAGATTCCGACCTCGCCAACTTTAGTGCCAACTCCGGCGGCTAACGACAGCCTGTTTCGCTGGAAGATGGTTGCAGGTTTTGCATCACTCGCTGCAGTGTCGGTGATTGCATTGAATAGTTTTTCCACGCTCTCAACTGCTCCTGAAACCCAACTGGCACAGTCAACGCAAGTGCCAAGCGAGCAAGTATTAATCGCTTCGCCCCAAGGCAATATAGTTCGTGATGCTCGATTTCAAGAGTTGCTCGCAGCACACCGTCAAATGGGCGGCACCTCGGCGCTTCAAGTGCCTTCGGGGTTTCTCCGTAACGCAACATTTGAGGCTCAACAAAATGGTTCGCGATAA
- a CDS encoding MucB/RseB C-terminal domain-containing protein, with the protein MRMHEASKSRTYVGTFVVSAGANMSSAKIWHVCEGEQLVERVESLTGAPRSVFRHNDLVMTFVPEQKILLKEKRESLGMFPDLLKSADSRIADFYEVKPDGVGRVAGVDADVVRLIPKDNLRFGYRIWVEKKNGLVVKLQTLNTKAQVLEQAAFSELQLGAPVKMDHLLQMMNKVEGYRVEQPMLIKTKASSEGWQLISPIPGFMPMSCYKRPPSGANTANASDPLQCTFSDGLASVSLFVEPYDAQRQDRESSMALGATQSMTRKLGAHLITVVGEVPMSTLQLFANALESKK; encoded by the coding sequence ATGCGTATGCATGAGGCCTCTAAGAGCCGTACTTATGTGGGCACTTTTGTAGTCTCGGCTGGCGCTAATATGTCTAGCGCCAAAATCTGGCATGTCTGCGAAGGTGAGCAACTAGTCGAACGCGTTGAAAGCCTGACAGGTGCGCCGCGTTCGGTTTTTCGACACAACGATTTGGTCATGACTTTTGTGCCCGAGCAAAAAATATTGTTGAAAGAAAAGCGCGAATCACTGGGCATGTTTCCGGATTTACTCAAGTCCGCTGACAGTCGTATCGCAGACTTTTATGAAGTCAAACCTGATGGAGTAGGGCGTGTCGCAGGCGTTGACGCCGACGTTGTGCGGCTGATACCGAAAGACAATTTGCGCTTTGGCTACCGTATCTGGGTCGAGAAAAAAAATGGCCTGGTTGTTAAATTGCAAACGCTCAATACCAAGGCTCAAGTGCTAGAGCAAGCAGCGTTTTCTGAATTGCAGCTAGGCGCTCCTGTGAAGATGGATCATTTATTACAAATGATGAATAAGGTTGAAGGCTATCGGGTCGAGCAGCCAATGCTAATTAAAACCAAAGCAAGTAGCGAAGGCTGGCAATTGATATCGCCGATTCCCGGCTTTATGCCAATGAGTTGTTATAAGCGCCCGCCTTCTGGTGCCAACACAGCCAATGCGAGCGATCCGTTGCAGTGCACGTTTTCTGACGGTCTGGCATCTGTTTCCCTGTTTGTCGAACCCTATGACGCTCAGCGCCAAGACCGCGAGTCCAGCATGGCTTTGGGTGCAACACAAAGCATGACACGCAAGCTTGGGGCCCACTTGATTACTGTTGTGGGTGAAGTACCCATGAGTACGCTACAGCTTTTTGCCAACGCACTTGAAAGTAAGAAATAG
- a CDS encoding DegQ family serine endoprotease codes for MRTLKLKPLRFWLTAGMMVIAASTTVLPTQSVWAQVRTLPDFTDLVEQVGPSVVNIRTSELVKASAAATDGAPDEQMLEFFKRFGIPVPPGMRAPRPDRGQVKPQPDEEQPRGIGSGFILTADGFVMTNAHVVEGADEVIVTLTDKREFKAKVIGSDKRSDVAVLKIEATGLPAVKIGDISRLKVGEWVMAIGSPFGLENTVTSGIVSAKQRDTGDYIPLIQTDVAINPGNSGGPLINMRGEVVGINSQIYSRSGGFQGISFAIPIDEATRVAEQLRATGKVTRGRIGVQIDQVGKDIAESLGLASPQGALVRGVESGGPAEKAGIEAGDIIIKFDGKAIERFSELPLMVGKIKPGSKSVVTVFRRGATKDLTVTIAEVESEKPVVKTSAPKPKAPVAGPAQVIGLVISNLTDVQMKESKLTGGVKVDSATGPAARAGLREGDVIVSLGNAEINNVKDFDNALSKADKAKPVNVLFRRGELAQYALIKSAR; via the coding sequence ATGCGTACATTGAAGTTAAAACCCCTGCGCTTTTGGCTCACCGCCGGCATGATGGTCATTGCGGCCAGCACCACAGTACTGCCGACGCAATCCGTCTGGGCGCAGGTTCGTACCTTGCCAGACTTCACTGATTTGGTTGAGCAAGTTGGCCCGTCGGTTGTGAATATTCGCACGTCCGAATTGGTTAAAGCCAGTGCTGCTGCTACCGATGGCGCACCTGACGAGCAGATGCTTGAATTTTTCAAACGTTTTGGTATTCCGGTTCCACCGGGCATGCGCGCACCGCGTCCAGACCGTGGCCAAGTCAAGCCTCAGCCAGATGAAGAGCAGCCACGTGGCATTGGCTCCGGATTTATTCTCACGGCTGATGGCTTTGTCATGACCAATGCCCACGTCGTAGAAGGCGCTGATGAAGTGATAGTGACCTTGACCGATAAACGCGAGTTCAAGGCCAAGGTCATAGGCTCTGATAAACGCAGTGACGTCGCTGTATTGAAGATAGAAGCCACTGGTTTACCAGCGGTCAAGATTGGTGATATTTCACGCTTGAAGGTCGGCGAATGGGTGATGGCCATAGGCTCACCGTTTGGTTTGGAGAATACGGTGACTTCCGGCATCGTCAGCGCCAAACAGCGCGATACCGGCGACTACATACCGCTGATACAGACCGACGTGGCGATTAATCCCGGCAATTCCGGTGGTCCTTTGATTAATATGCGCGGTGAGGTAGTTGGCATTAACAGCCAGATCTATTCACGCTCGGGTGGCTTTCAAGGTATCTCTTTTGCAATTCCCATCGATGAAGCCACGCGTGTTGCTGAGCAATTACGCGCCACTGGCAAGGTCACTCGCGGCCGTATCGGTGTGCAGATAGACCAAGTCGGAAAAGATATTGCTGAATCTTTGGGATTAGCCAGCCCACAAGGCGCGTTGGTGCGCGGTGTTGAATCCGGTGGTCCAGCTGAAAAAGCCGGCATAGAAGCGGGCGACATCATCATCAAGTTTGATGGCAAAGCGATTGAACGCTTTAGCGAATTGCCTCTCATGGTGGGCAAGATCAAGCCCGGCAGCAAATCGGTTGTGACGGTCTTTCGACGTGGTGCGACCAAAGATTTGACGGTCACTATCGCTGAAGTCGAGTCCGAAAAACCAGTGGTTAAAACTTCCGCACCGAAACCTAAAGCCCCAGTCGCTGGTCCGGCTCAAGTCATTGGATTGGTGATTAGCAATCTGACAGACGTGCAAATGAAAGAGAGCAAACTCACTGGCGGCGTAAAAGTCGACAGTGCAACGGGTCCTGCAGCACGTGCTGGCTTGCGTGAAGGCGATGTGATCGTGTCTTTAGGCAATGCCGAGATCAATAATGTTAAAGATTTTGATAACGCTTTGTCCAAGGCGGATAAGGCAAAACCCGTTAATGTGTTGTTCCGGCGCGGTGAGTTGGCTCAATATGCGTTAATTAAATCGGCTCGTTAA
- the lepA gene encoding translation elongation factor 4 has protein sequence MNHIRNFSIIAHIDHGKSTLADRLIQRCGGLQDRQMSAQVLDSMDIEKERGITIKAQTASLKYTAQDGQVYNLNLIDTPGHVDFSYEVSRSLSACEGALLVVDASQGVEAQTVANCYTALDLGVEVVPVLNKMDLPQADPDNARKEIEEVIGIDATDAIACSAKTGMGIDEILEAVIARIPCPKGNASGPLRAMIIDSWYDAYVGVVMLVRVVDGRLAKGDRIKLMASEAMYNAEQLGVFTPHTEARPSLEAGEVGFIIAGIKELQAARVGDTVTQVKAGSGGAAFTATEPLPGFKEIQPQVFAGLYPSEASEYESLRDALEKLKLNDASLHYEPEVSEALGFGFRCGFLGLLHMEIVQERLEREFDQDLITTAPSVVYEVLSASGEVLRVENPSKIPDAGRVSEIREPIVTVHLYMPQDYVGAVMTLANQKRGVQLNMAYHGKQVMLTYEMPLGEIVLDFFDKLKSVSRGYASMDYVFKEFRPSDVVKVDILLNGERVDALSIIVHRSQSAYRGRAVVAKMREIISRQQFDVAIQAAIGANVIARETIKALRKNVIAKCYGGDISRKKKLLEKQKAGKKRMKQIGSVEVPQEAFLAILQVED, from the coding sequence ATGAATCACATCAGAAATTTCTCTATCATCGCGCACATCGACCACGGCAAATCGACGCTGGCCGATAGATTAATCCAACGTTGCGGCGGCCTCCAAGACCGTCAAATGAGCGCTCAGGTGCTTGACTCGATGGATATCGAAAAAGAGCGTGGAATAACCATCAAAGCCCAGACTGCATCGCTGAAATACACAGCACAAGACGGGCAGGTCTACAACCTCAATTTAATCGACACACCAGGTCACGTAGACTTTTCCTACGAAGTCAGTCGCTCACTTTCCGCTTGCGAAGGTGCATTGCTGGTGGTCGATGCCAGTCAGGGTGTTGAAGCGCAGACGGTGGCTAATTGCTATACCGCGCTCGACCTAGGTGTTGAAGTCGTGCCAGTGCTAAACAAGATGGATTTGCCGCAAGCCGATCCGGATAACGCACGCAAAGAAATTGAAGAAGTCATAGGCATTGACGCGACCGACGCTATCGCTTGCAGCGCCAAAACTGGTATGGGTATTGACGAAATTCTCGAAGCCGTCATTGCGCGCATTCCTTGCCCGAAAGGCAATGCCAGTGGTCCTTTGCGCGCCATGATTATTGACAGCTGGTATGACGCTTATGTTGGCGTCGTGATGCTGGTGCGCGTGGTTGACGGTCGTTTGGCTAAAGGCGATCGCATCAAACTCATGGCCAGCGAGGCTATGTATAACGCCGAGCAGCTTGGCGTATTTACTCCGCATACCGAGGCGCGTCCGTCGCTAGAAGCCGGCGAGGTTGGTTTCATCATTGCGGGCATCAAAGAATTGCAAGCGGCCCGAGTGGGTGACACCGTGACTCAGGTTAAAGCCGGCTCAGGCGGTGCCGCCTTTACGGCGACCGAACCTCTACCTGGTTTTAAAGAAATTCAACCACAGGTGTTTGCCGGCCTTTACCCCTCGGAAGCGAGTGAGTACGAGTCTCTGCGCGATGCGCTGGAAAAGCTCAAGCTCAACGACGCTTCCTTGCACTACGAACCAGAGGTCAGCGAAGCGCTGGGTTTTGGTTTTCGCTGCGGTTTCCTCGGTCTGCTGCACATGGAAATCGTACAAGAGCGCTTAGAGCGTGAATTCGATCAGGACTTAATTACTACCGCGCCAAGCGTTGTCTACGAAGTGCTCAGCGCAAGTGGCGAGGTGTTGCGGGTCGAAAATCCATCCAAAATTCCAGACGCTGGTCGCGTCAGCGAAATCCGTGAGCCTATCGTCACAGTTCACCTCTACATGCCGCAAGACTATGTGGGCGCTGTCATGACGCTGGCCAATCAAAAGCGCGGTGTGCAGCTCAATATGGCCTACCACGGTAAGCAAGTCATGCTGACTTATGAAATGCCGCTAGGCGAGATAGTGTTGGACTTTTTTGACAAGCTCAAATCGGTCTCGCGCGGCTACGCTTCTATGGACTATGTGTTTAAAGAATTCCGTCCGTCTGATGTAGTGAAGGTCGATATATTGCTCAACGGTGAGCGCGTCGATGCACTGTCCATCATTGTTCACCGCAGTCAGTCGGCCTACCGCGGTCGTGCGGTAGTGGCCAAAATGCGTGAAATAATTTCGCGCCAGCAGTTTGACGTCGCCATTCAGGCGGCCATCGGTGCTAACGTGATTGCGCGTGAGACGATCAAAGCCTTGCGTAAAAACGTGATTGCTAAGTGCTATGGTGGCGATATCTCGCGCAAGAAAAAACTGCTTGAAAAACAAAAAGCAGGCAAAAAACGAATGAAACAAATCGGTTCAGTCGAAGTGCCTCAAGAAGCCTTCCTAGCCATATTGCAGGTGGAAGATTAA
- the lepB gene encoding signal peptidase I, with protein MRNLMSSITALILAAFVGYGAAWYVGQVEGNFALLLFLATLITGLYWFAERLYFLPERRKALLALEENTAKRRTELAKMGIDKVDDNTSEAKSRIIMQPWWLDWTAGLFPVILVVFLLRSFLFEPFKIPSGSMIPTLLVNDLILVNKFHYGVRLPVLNLKVLDNNSPQRGDVMVFRYPPKPSLDYIKRVVGLPGDEVSYLNKKLSINGVPLNKSALPDFFEEDAMRYAKQFEEVTGTKHYRILNDDDRPAFIPGVDDFAFKQNCRYSSEGVVCKVPEGQYFMMGDNRDNSLDSRYWGFVPEKNIVGKAFFVWMNFGNLKRIGSIH; from the coding sequence ATGCGCAATCTAATGAGCTCAATCACGGCCTTAATACTGGCGGCTTTTGTTGGTTACGGTGCTGCTTGGTACGTCGGACAAGTCGAGGGCAACTTTGCGCTGCTACTGTTTCTCGCCACACTGATTACTGGCTTGTATTGGTTCGCTGAGCGCCTTTACTTTTTGCCCGAGCGTCGCAAGGCCTTGCTTGCTCTGGAAGAAAACACCGCTAAGCGTCGCACTGAGTTGGCCAAAATGGGCATAGACAAAGTCGATGACAACACCAGCGAAGCCAAAAGTCGCATCATCATGCAGCCTTGGTGGTTGGACTGGACAGCGGGATTGTTTCCAGTCATTTTGGTGGTATTTTTGCTGCGCTCGTTTTTATTTGAGCCGTTTAAAATTCCTTCCGGCTCCATGATTCCAACGCTGTTGGTCAACGACTTGATACTGGTTAATAAATTTCATTACGGCGTTCGCCTGCCAGTTCTCAATCTCAAAGTCTTAGACAACAACAGTCCCCAACGCGGCGATGTGATGGTGTTTCGCTACCCACCAAAACCTAGTTTGGATTACATCAAGCGTGTAGTTGGCTTGCCGGGTGATGAGGTCTCTTACCTGAATAAAAAGCTCAGCATCAATGGTGTGCCATTAAACAAATCGGCACTGCCTGACTTTTTTGAAGAAGACGCGATGCGCTACGCCAAGCAGTTTGAGGAAGTCACCGGCACCAAACATTACCGAATTCTTAATGACGACGATCGTCCAGCGTTTATTCCTGGCGTGGATGATTTTGCCTTCAAACAAAATTGCCGCTACAGTAGTGAAGGCGTTGTCTGCAAGGTCCCTGAAGGTCAGTATTTCATGATGGGCGATAACCGCGACAACTCGCTGGACTCACGCTACTGGGGTTTTGTGCCAGAGAAAAACATTGTTGGCAAAGCCTTTTTTGTTTGGATGAATTTCGGTAATTTAAAGCGCATCGGCTCGATTCATTAA
- a CDS encoding DUF4845 domain-containing protein, with the protein MSLISLVFFLAVLGFAGVMIAQVFPTLIEKQAITKAASKAADGQTVSDVRAIFDRAALVDDIHSVAGKDLDIRKEDDKTIVLFAYNREIHIAGPAYLLLKYSGRSQ; encoded by the coding sequence ATGTCTCTAATCAGTTTGGTATTTTTTTTGGCTGTACTCGGTTTTGCCGGCGTGATGATTGCGCAGGTTTTTCCAACTTTGATTGAAAAGCAGGCCATCACCAAGGCCGCAAGCAAGGCCGCTGATGGCCAGACTGTTTCCGATGTGCGTGCTATTTTTGACCGTGCAGCACTAGTCGATGACATTCACTCTGTTGCTGGCAAGGATTTGGATATTCGTAAGGAAGATGACAAAACAATAGTTTTGTTTGCCTACAACCGTGAAATTCACATAGCGGGTCCAGCGTATTTGCTGCTCAAATACTCCGGACGCTCCCAATAA
- the rnc gene encoding ribonuclease III, translating to MSPQLQALQKRLQHEFANPNLLLQALTHRSFSSDHYERTEFLGDSVLNLAVSGLLYERLKDQPEGELSRARANLVKQETLYQLALSLGLPELLRLGEGEAKSGGQKRPSILADALEAVLGAVYLDAGFEPANALVRRLFADVEINAQMQAIGKDPKTELQEWLQGRKMKLPLYRVVGTQGAEHKQTFDVECEIAEYRRSERGIGGSRRAGEQAAASAMLLFIKTL from the coding sequence TTGTCCCCCCAGTTGCAAGCCTTGCAAAAGCGCTTACAGCACGAGTTTGCTAATCCCAATTTGCTGCTTCAAGCGCTCACCCATAGAAGTTTTTCTAGCGACCATTACGAGCGCACTGAATTCTTGGGCGACTCAGTGCTGAACTTGGCTGTCTCGGGACTTTTGTATGAGCGTCTCAAAGATCAACCTGAAGGTGAACTCTCACGCGCCCGCGCCAACTTGGTGAAACAAGAAACCTTGTACCAGTTAGCGCTGTCACTAGGCCTGCCAGAACTGCTGCGCTTAGGCGAGGGCGAGGCCAAGTCTGGCGGCCAAAAGCGTCCTTCTATCTTGGCCGATGCTTTAGAGGCTGTGCTGGGTGCGGTGTATCTCGATGCCGGCTTTGAGCCTGCGAATGCTTTGGTGCGGCGCCTGTTTGCGGATGTTGAGATCAACGCCCAAATGCAGGCGATCGGCAAAGATCCCAAAACCGAGTTGCAAGAGTGGCTGCAGGGCCGAAAAATGAAGCTGCCGCTTTACCGCGTGGTTGGCACTCAAGGGGCCGAGCACAAGCAAACTTTTGATGTCGAATGCGAGATTGCCGAATACCGCCGCTCTGAACGCGGCATAGGCGGCTCGCGCCGTGCCGGTGAGCAAGCCGCCGCCAGCGCTATGCTGCTGTTTATCAAGACGCTTTAA